Proteins encoded by one window of Ictidomys tridecemlineatus isolate mIctTri1 chromosome 7, mIctTri1.hap1, whole genome shotgun sequence:
- the Cebpd gene encoding CCAAT/enhancer-binding protein delta, giving the protein MSAALFSLDGPARGAPWPAEPAPFYEPGRAGKPGRGAEPGALGEPGAAAPAMYDDESAIDFSAYIDSMAAVPTLELCHDELFADLFNSNHKAGGAGGAGGLELLPGGPARPPGPGPAVPRPLKREPDWGDSDAPGSLLPAQVAACAQTVVSLATSAQPTPPTSPEPPRSSPGPSPAPGPAREKGSGKRGPDRGSPEYRQRRERNNIAVRKSRDKAKRRNQEMQQKLVELSAENEKLHQRVEQLTRDLAGLRQFFKQLPSPSFLSSAGAADCR; this is encoded by the coding sequence ATGAGCGCCGCGCTCTTCAGCCTGGACGGCCCAGCGCGCGGCGCGCCCTGGCCCGCGGAGCCCGCGCCCTTCTACGAGCCAGGCCGCGCGGGCAAGCCGGGACGCGGGGCCGAGCCAGGGGCCCTGGGGGAGCCGGGCGCCGCCGCCCCTGCCATGTACGACGACGAGAGCGCCATCGACTTCAGCGCCTACATCGATTCCATGGCCGCCGTGCCCACCTTGGAGCTGTGCCACGACGAGCTCTTCGCGGACCTCTTCAACAGCAACCATAAGGCGGGCGGCGCGGGCGGCGCGGGCGGCCTGGAGCTACTGCCCGGCGGCCCCGCGCGGCCGCCTGGCCCGGGCCCCGCTGTCCCGCGCCCGCTCAAGCGGGAACCTGACTGGGGCGACAGTGACGCGCCCGGCTCGCTGCTGCCCGCGCAGGTGGCCGCGTGCGCGCAGACGGTGGTGAGCCTGGCGACCTCCGCGCAACCCACACCGCCCACGTCTCCGGAGCCGCCGCGAAGCAGCCCGGGTCCGAGCCCGGCGCCCGGTCCTGCCCGAGAAAAAGGCTCCGGCAAGAGGGGCCCCGACCGCGGCAGCCCGGAGTACCGACAGCGACGCGAGCGCAACAACATCGCGGTGCGCAAGAGTCGCGACAAGGCCAAGCGACGCAACCAGGAGATGCAGCAGAAGCTGGTGGAGTTGTCGGCGGAGAACGAGAAACTGCACCAGCGCGTGGAGCAGCTCACGCGGGACCTGGCCGGCCTCCGGCAGTTCTTCAAACAGCTGCCCAGCCCGTCCTTCCTGTCGTCCGCCGGGGCCGCCGACTGCCGGTAA